The Acinonyx jubatus isolate Ajub_Pintada_27869175 chromosome D1, VMU_Ajub_asm_v1.0, whole genome shotgun sequence genome includes a window with the following:
- the UBTFL1 gene encoding upstream-binding factor 1-like protein 1, whose amino-acid sequence MALSRGRGHWSKEDIVKLLDRMETNLPSNDSHTFKTTQSQMDWEKVAFKDYSGEMCKLKWLEVSYHLRKFRTLTELVLEAKEHVEKPDRSKKRKKHPDLPKKPLTAYLRFFMEKRPQCSQKYPNLSNQELTKVLSKKYKELPEKIKLKYIQDFQKEKQEFEEKLAQFKDDHPDLFQNPNKSDVTKRSPNGAQKKFPSHVPEVKSPLGSCFSKRMIFRGEPRKPPMNGYEKFHRDLWSSRELRDVPPRERRVEIGRRWQRVPQSQKDHYKQQAEELQKQYKVDLDDWLKTLSPEQYAAYREATYSKCKNMSMRGGPDPKVRGTDLQSPSARSLQEGLGWESGLQAPETESPETTGGNAHASWGSGEDEEGEEGEEGSSSSDSSSGSECEDCEFEDSGSSTSSLGDSSDADPN is encoded by the coding sequence ATGGCGTTGTCCAGAGGCCGAGGTCACTGGTCCAAAGAAGACATTGTGAAGTTACTGGACCGCATGGAGACTAACCTTCCATCCAATGACAGCCACACATTCAAAACAACCCAGTCACAGATGGACTGGGAAAAAGTAGCTTTTAAGGATTATTCTGGAGAAATGTGCAAACTCAAATGGTTGGAGGTTTCTTATCACCTGAGAAAATTTCGCACTTTGACAGAATTAGTCCTGGAAGCCAAGGAACATGTTGAAAAGCCTGACAGAAGCAAAAAACGTAAGAAACATCCGGACTTGCCCAAGAAGCCCCTGACTGCTTACCTTCGCTTCTTCATGGAGAAGCGGCCTCAGTGCTCCCAAAAATATCCCAACCTGAGCAACCAGGAGCTGACCAAGGTCCTGTCTAAGAAATACAAGGAGCTCCCAGAGAAGATAAAGCTCAAATATATTCAAGATTTTCAGAAGGAGAAACAGGAGTTTGAGGAGAAACTGGCTCAATTCAAGGATGACCACCCTGATCTATTCCAGAACCCCAACAAATCGGATGTAACCAAGAGGAGCCCAAACGGGGCCCAAAAGAAGTTTCCGAGTCACGTGCCAGAAGTGAAGTCTCCCCTAGGAAGCTGTTTTTCCAAGAGGATGATATTCCGTGGAGAGCCCCGGAAGCCCCCCATGAATGGATATGAGAAGTTCCACCGGGATTTGTGGTCAAGTAGGGAGCTGCGAGATGTGCCCCCAAGGGAGCGCAGGGTGGAGATTGGCAGGCGCTGGCAGCGAGTCCCGCAGAGCCAGAAGGACCATTATAAGCAGCAGGCTGAGGAGCTGCAGAAACAGTACAAGGTGGATCTGGATGACTGGCTCAAGACCCTGTCTCCTGAACAGTATGCTGCCTACAGAGAGGCGACCTATAGTAAGTGTAAAAACATGAGCATGAGGGGAGGCCCAGATCCCAAGGTCAGAGGGACAGATCTGCAGTCGCCATCAGCAAGGAGTCTGCAAGAAGGGCTTGGATGGGAgtcagggctccaggctccggagACAGAATCACCAGAGACCACTGGGGGCAATGCTCATGCCTCTTGGGGATCAGGAGAagatgaggaaggggaggaaggggaggaaggcagcAGCTCCTCAGACTCCAGCAGTGGGAGTGAATGCGAAGATTGTGAGTTTGAGGACAGTGGCTCCAGCACATCTTCTTTAGGTGACTCCTCTGATGCGGACCCCAACTGA